A window of Algiphilus sp. contains these coding sequences:
- a CDS encoding type II toxin-antitoxin system prevent-host-death family antitoxin, whose amino-acid sequence MQVSVRELKAHLSRYLQQVRSGGTVEISSHRKVIARLTGVPLTTDRGISRLIASGTAEWAGGKPRGASIATADHGRSVSDSVLDDRA is encoded by the coding sequence ATGCAGGTTTCTGTCCGGGAACTGAAGGCACATTTGTCCCGCTACCTTCAGCAGGTCCGGAGCGGCGGCACCGTGGAGATCAGCTCGCACCGGAAGGTCATCGCACGGCTCACCGGTGTTCCGCTGACGACAGATCGGGGCATTTCGCGGCTCATCGCTTCCGGTACCGCTGAATGGGCGGGTGGCAAACCGCGTGGCGCATCGATCGCTACCGCCGATCATGGGCGATCAGTATCCGATTCCGTGCTGGACGATCGGGCTTGA
- a CDS encoding type II toxin-antitoxin system VapC family toxin: MILYCDTSAVVKLYLKETASDIVVDAANRADAVAIARIGWTEFHAATSRREREVPADADAMERARQALRDDWPHFVKIDATQPLVEQAGALAEGFALRGYDAVHLAAARQLAVDGGEDVLFACFDRQLNRAAGLLGMSLLAS; encoded by the coding sequence TTGATCCTCTATTGCGACACCTCTGCGGTAGTGAAGCTCTACCTGAAGGAAACCGCCAGCGACATCGTCGTCGATGCTGCCAACCGGGCGGATGCTGTCGCCATCGCACGCATCGGGTGGACTGAATTCCACGCCGCAACATCGCGGCGAGAGCGCGAAGTGCCGGCCGATGCAGATGCCATGGAGCGGGCGCGGCAGGCCCTGCGTGACGACTGGCCGCACTTCGTCAAGATCGACGCCACCCAACCGCTGGTCGAGCAGGCCGGAGCACTGGCAGAAGGCTTCGCCCTGCGAGGGTATGACGCGGTGCACCTTGCCGCTGCCCGGCAACTCGCGGTCGACGGCGGCGAAGACGTGCTGTTCGCTTGCTTCGATCGGCAGCTGAATCGCGCGGCCGGCTTGCTGGGGATGTCGCTGCTCGCCAGCTGA